From Pelotomaculum schinkii, the proteins below share one genomic window:
- a CDS encoding ISLre2 family transposase: MNTSPQIQAAQDYLKESSWLQEKRVSTLLNSVLAGKTNFNTLEKELFTIARDYLIQMLTAFLEHLDRLILYSAEREGWEVVEIRERSLETTLGVLSYPRRYYKKRTLSGAYAYTFLLDELLGIPARAHVSARLSEIAVMLAAEQTYRKAKETLKTTLGVSISHETIHRDVQVAGEHLKKWDGETGLDGTGIRVVPLLVVEVDGAMIKQQRRHKRSEQRRFELKTAVVYEGWEEGPNGRAKLINPTYFIYHGKGEEFWGALERRLSRLYDLDGCPRKIIAGDGADWIREGADLLGAEYQYCRFHLKRDLISLFNPQHRKKLEKILYTNDTNSRAAFNMFLRTLIIEEPNETRKEKLRAFQSLINSVWEGITDWRERNRPCPSPARGLGVIEPNVGHTIARRFKHQGASWSVNGSDNLAHVRCAKRNGNLIDILRLPGPPTPESEPVRVQDGYWARRQTDGLAAKDPGDWVRASLPAAYGPNQKSRELALLISRLTLDWIF; the protein is encoded by the coding sequence GTGAATACATCACCCCAAATCCAAGCAGCCCAAGACTATCTGAAAGAAAGTTCCTGGCTGCAAGAGAAAAGAGTGAGTACTTTACTTAACAGTGTACTTGCCGGAAAGACAAATTTCAATACTTTAGAAAAAGAACTATTTACCATTGCCAGAGACTACTTGATTCAGATGCTGACTGCATTTTTAGAACACCTTGATCGGCTCATACTTTACTCGGCCGAACGGGAGGGTTGGGAAGTAGTTGAAATAAGGGAGCGAAGCCTCGAAACCACCCTGGGGGTGCTCAGCTACCCAAGACGCTACTACAAAAAGCGCACTTTAAGCGGAGCTTACGCTTACACCTTTTTGCTGGACGAACTGCTGGGTATACCAGCAAGAGCGCATGTCTCTGCCCGGTTGAGCGAAATAGCCGTAATGCTTGCCGCCGAACAAACCTACAGGAAGGCAAAAGAAACCTTAAAGACCACTTTGGGGGTGAGCATCAGCCACGAGACCATCCATCGGGATGTCCAAGTAGCCGGTGAACACCTCAAGAAATGGGATGGGGAAACTGGCTTAGACGGTACCGGTATCCGTGTTGTCCCTTTATTGGTTGTCGAAGTAGACGGAGCGATGATCAAACAACAGCGCCGGCACAAAAGAAGTGAGCAGAGACGCTTTGAGTTAAAAACAGCGGTAGTTTATGAAGGGTGGGAAGAAGGTCCGAATGGCAGAGCAAAACTGATCAACCCCACTTACTTCATTTACCACGGAAAAGGAGAAGAATTTTGGGGCGCCTTAGAACGGCGTTTAAGCCGGCTCTACGATCTTGACGGCTGCCCAAGAAAAATTATTGCCGGGGACGGAGCCGACTGGATCCGGGAAGGAGCCGATCTTTTAGGGGCCGAATATCAATACTGCCGGTTCCACTTAAAAAGGGATCTTATTAGCCTGTTTAACCCCCAGCACAGAAAAAAACTCGAGAAAATCCTCTATACGAACGACACGAACAGCCGGGCCGCTTTCAATATGTTTTTAAGGACGTTGATCATTGAAGAACCAAACGAAACCAGAAAAGAAAAACTAAGAGCTTTCCAAAGCCTAATCAATAGCGTTTGGGAAGGGATTACCGACTGGCGGGAAAGAAACCGTCCCTGCCCTTCCCCGGCCCGGGGATTGGGAGTTATCGAACCCAATGTGGGGCATACCATTGCCCGTCGGTTTAAACATCAGGGGGCTTCCTGGTCGGTAAACGGATCTGACAATCTCGCCCATGTTCGTTGTGCAAAAAGAAACGGTAATCTTATAGATATTCTTCGCCTGCCAGGGCCGCCTACTCCAGAGAGTGAGCCGGTACGAGTTCAGGACGGCTATTGGGCCAGAAGACAAACAGATGGCCTGGCTGCAAAAGATCCTGGGGATTGGGTACGGGCATCCTTGCCGGCAGCTTATGGACCCAATCAGAAAAGCCGGGAACTGGCATTACTAATTAGCCGTCTCACTTTAGATTGGATTTTTTAG